The window TACTGGTCCAGTACTTGTCCAGTACTTGTCCCAAAATCGAACATCTTGATCCGGCTGCCCTTGTAGGGATTGTGGGACGGGGAATACAGGATATAGTTCCAATGGCTGAGCTCTCGGATACAGCGGTGATAGGTCGATTTGGACCCAATCTTGGCATAGGCCATGGCCTCTTCCCTACTGATATAGAACTCGGCCACAAAATAGTTTTGGTTCCACAATTGGAAGAGTCCAATATACAGGCTGATATGTGTCGGATTCAAGCGGTTGTCCTTGGCAAATTGGGCAAACACCCCGTTCAGGTGTTTGATATAATTGATGTCCTCCACCCTAGATACGGTTATGGACCTTGTTCTTTTCCAATACCTCCATGATCTCATGGTATTCGTAGTAGAGCACCCCTCCTATCTTGGTATAGGGCAGGGTCCCATTGATCCTTAGGTTTTGAAGGGTGCCCGGGGATATGCCCAAGAGGTCCCGCACCTCATTTGATTTGAGCCATTTTTTGTTGCGTTGTCCCTTTTCGTTCTGCAAAAGGTCCTTGATGTCCTCCAACAGTTCTATCTTGAACTCCCTTAAATCTTCGGTGGTAATGATGGTCGCTCCCATGTGTTTTGTGATTTAATAGGAAGGGCCACTACATGATTTTCATGTCATTTGGTGACCCATCCACTGATTTGACTTTCTGGGACAAAACTCAAAAACAAAATTGAAAAAACTTCCCAAGTTGGTACCAAGGTGGGTGTTTTTTTCAATGCATAGGATTTGATGGTATTTGGTTGAATTTGACCTTTGTAAACCTATTGAAAACCTCAGAAAACCCATAATCCTGGCACTATGGCCCATCAAAATGCAAATTCCCAAGTTGGTACCAACTTGGGAAAAACTAAAACTCATTCATCCAGGGAATCCATCCGTTGGTTGAGCATCTCAATGAGCTTGTCCAAAAAGCGGGTCTTACTGGTCTTTCGGGACCGGATATCAATAAAAGTGTGGTAGTAATTACCGAGGTCCACATTGTAAAAATGTTCAAAATGCGAGGCCAACTCCTTGATGTCCGTGGTACCGCTATTGATGCATTTGCTGGATTGGAGTGCATATAAAAGTTCGATCAAATCGGTCTTGTTTCCGGTCCAGAAGAGTTTTGAAGGTTTTTCCATGGTCATGTTCTTTTGGGGTTCTAAATTGTTTTGTAGGTCATCCACCTCCTTTCTCAGGTACACGATGAGCATGTCATAGGCCATAATCGTGGCCACGGTACCATCCTGACAGGTGGAAAACTGGTCATCGATCAAAAAGTGGAAGGATTCAAGGGGAAGCCTTAGATCTCGGTTCCCCCTAACAAAATATTGTTCGTCCAGGGACATCGCCCCACGACGGTAATAATTATAAAACTCCAGATTATCGTTAAAAAAGGTCTGGAACTTGTCAATCTGAAGTTGTAGGTACTTGATCTGTGCCGTATCATTTCCCCTAGGCCGCTTGCTCTCGATATTGAACAATTTTACATAATAGATCAGCTTACTAAAAATTTGGGGTTTGACATGCTTAAAGAAGTAGATTTCGTCTGCTTGGGTATCAAAGGTCTTGCCCGTAATCTGTTTTTGTAGTTTTCGGATGCTCTTCTCCACAAGTACGATTCCCTTTTCCGCTTTGAAAAGGATATCCCCGTTCCCGCTTTCCAACGAATCCAATTGGCCTTCAAATTCTGATAGCAGCTTTTGGTATTTCATGACGATTTTCCATTAATGCTGGCCTTCCATGATTCCGAGCAATTCCAGGATGAAATTGTCATTGGTCTGGAGATAGGCATATTTTTTCTCTACCGTTGCACCGAGTTTCCGTTTCTCAAAGGCAGCGGTCAACCCAAAATCGATTTTGGGAATGCCCAATCCAATGGCCCGTTCAATGGTCCGGTAGAGCAACTGGCGATAAATGGCAAACTCTTCCAGACCGTCATAATCCATACCCACAAAGGCCGGCACATAGACTTGCTTCAAGTTGGTATAGCAGAACATTACACCCACTATCTTTTCAGGTTGGTATAATGAACAAAGGACAATAAACTCCCACAAATGGTTTTCGTTCATCTTTTCAAACAGGGAGTCCGGAAAGGAAAAGGTATTGAGCCCCAAATTTCTGGACTGTACTTCCCCGAACAAGGATTTGACCTGTTCAATTTGATTTGTTGACATGGATGGGAGAACAACTGTCTTTGCCCTATCGAGATAGGGTTGGACATCCTTTCGAAAATGTCTTCTGTTTCTGGAGGACAATCTTTGCAAATAATCTTCCATGGAATCCACCTCGTCCAGGACAACATAACAGGAGTTGGGCATTTGCACCCTTAAAAATCCCTGCCCGTAAAGCGGTTCGTTCCATGAAGTATCTTCACCAAAGTCACGTAACACGGTCATTTTGGCTCCAAACTGCTGTTCCAGTTTTTCCATGGTTGCCAATAGCTTGTCCCTGGCCTCCTTGCCCAACCTATGTGATGCATTCCAATACAGGTGATCACCTTCAGTGAACAGACAACCGAGGGACAGGACCATGGATGACAAATGGTAGGGATTTGTTTTCCTTTCCTCCTCAATGGCAGCAGAAATTTGTGCTTGTGCCAACATATCATCCTTCCAAAGGGAAAGCGTCACAAAGGTCATCAATACTGGTACCCCATCAGCATCCTTGATGACCACATATCGAAACAACCAATTATGTTCCTTTCTTGGGTTACCCTGGAATACCTCTTCCGAAAACTTCAGCCCCTCCCAATCGTAAACCCCCTGCCCACCTAAACTTTGGTTCCATTCTTCCTTTTCAACTTGATCAATGGTATCGAATACTTCAACGGTAAGTTCAGAGGATACTTTCGGTCCACTTAGGGTCCTTGGTTCCATTTTAAAGGCGTGGAATACCCTTTGGGCATCTGTCTGGGTATCTTCCAATGCCTTTGGAAAATGATATTCCATGGCGTCCACCAATGCTTTGATTTCCTCTTTTTGGTTATGCCTTGAAATCGTAATCCTTACACCTGTATTCTTTACAGGTACTGCTGGAAAGATACCGAGATTGACAAAGAAGCCCTCCCCCATCAAACGGTTCACAAAATTGTACCCGGTCTTGGGCATACCGGTCCCGATATAGAACACCGGTGATTCATTTCTATCGATCAAGGGAAGTTCCGTTATCAAAAGGCAATCATTGAAATAATCGATACGTTCCCTCAATTCTTGTTGAAGCACATAAATCTCCGGGGATAGATGGATTTGTGCCGAGGCCATGGCAGCAGCTACCGAGGCTGGTTCCAATTGGGCAGAAAAGGTCAACGGTCCACCAAAGGTCTTGATCTTATCATATAGTTGTGGGTTGGAACAGGCCAATACTGCACCACTGGCCCCAAAAGTCTTGCTCAGGGTACCGAAGAGCAATACATTTTCGGGCAATTCCCCCAATTGGTCCAACACATATCCGGTACCATTCCTTCCCACCCAACTCATGCCATGAACATCATCGAAATAAAAATGCAATTGGGAATATTTCTTTGCCAACCCCATCAGTTCCTTAACCGGGGCATAATCCCCGTACATGGAATAAATGCCATCGGCCATATACCAAATCCTGCCTTTGGAATGTTGGTACTTTTTAATCTTGTCCTCCAACATTTCCAAATGGTTATGCCGGATCATTTCGATGGGAACACTCCGGGTTTTTAGCATTTTGGCCGCATTCTGTACACTCCAATGGACCTGGTGGTCCAGAATGATTACGTCGTCATCATCCACGGCACTTGGAATGACACCTAAGTGCCCAAGGGTACTGTTTTTGGTAATGACAATGGGATAGCCATACATTTCGGAAATCGAGTTTTCCAATTCCTCATATAACGGATTGGAGATATAGGATTTGGATAAGGGAAATTGCGTCCCATAGCTATCAATGGCCTCCTTGGCGGCCTTTTTCAATCTGGAATCCTGTTCCAGCCCTAAATAACCCGTGGTCCCAAAATGGTACAGTTCCCTACCCCCGACTTCTATCGTCCTTCCTGAAAAAGACTTTCCTTCGGCATAAAGGTGCAATACCCCAGCTTGTTTTGCATCGGTGAATACTTCATGTACAGTGTTCAAAAAATTGTGGTGTTTGATCTTGGCCATTTTATTTGATTTTATTTGTGATAAAAAGAAACGTATTTTGTAAGTTGATAAAGCATACATATTCCAATTAATCCTTTTCAGATAACAAATACTCCTTTTCAGATAACTTAAACCCTTTTATTAAGCTAAATAGCCCTCCTGTATAAAAATCAATTGCAGTAATTTTGTAAATTGATTGCGCTAACCAGTTTTCCGGAGATGAAAAAAACACATGAAAACCGCTATGCCATATATCTGTTGACCGATGACCTATTACATATTATTTACAAGAAAGTGCCTTGTATCAATCGTAAGGCGGCACAACTCATAGTCAAGGATCGTATGGAATTACAAGAAGGTAAAGCGATGCCGGTGCTATGCGATATACGGGAGGTCAGGAATATCGATAAGGCCGCAAGGGACTATTTGGCTTTGGAAGGTTCCCTTTGGATCGAGAAACTGGCCTTTTTGATCGATCCGCCAGTTACGGATATGATAAGCTCCATTTATCTGGACACCCATTCCCAGAAGGTTCCTACACAATCCTTTACCAAAAAAGCGGAGGCACTGGCCTATTTGGACATTAGGGAAACCGATGATAACTAACCAATTTAATGAAAGCATATGCCGAACAGCGATGACTTTAGGGTAAAACGGATACAAAAGATGCTCTTGGAAATGGCCAAGGGCAATTTCTTCTATAGCATTGAACCCATGGACAAGAATGACAATATTGCTTCTTTGGTGGTCATGCTGAACATGGTCAATGAGGAAATAGGGGCGGCCTTTATCCATCAAGGTTTTGCAAACGCTCACAACACCCCACAATGTGTCGTCCAACTGTCCATGATCTTAGATGGGAATGGTCACATCGAATTGCTCACCAACGGCACATGCTCCCTATTGTCCAATCCTCCTAAGAATCTAATCGGAAAACATATCACTGAATTCATGACCGAAAGGTCCCGGGGAAGGTGGACCAAGAAAATGGCAAAACATTTGAAACGGGAGCGGTCTGAAACGGTATTGTTCCTAGAATTCATTACCAACGATGGTCTTTTGCTGGCCAAGGATTGTCAAATATCGGTATATCAGGCCTTGGATGGGAGCGGTCAAAAAACCCTGTTGAACTCCGTCTTCTTTTCCAAGGGGGAACCTTTTGAAACGGGGCTGCCCAAAAATAAACTCAAAGTAACCAAGGGCATCAAGGAGCATAAGGTCACGTTGACGCCAGAGGACATCCAAATCATCAGGGACGTTCATGATATGATCATCAACAATCTGGACAAAGACCTTCCCACCTTGCAGGATCTTGCCCGTCAGAAGGGTACCAACGAGTACAAACTGAAATATGGCTTCAAACAAATCTATGGTACGACCATTTTTAGATTTCTGATCAGGGAACGTCTTCGAATGGCAAGGACCCTGATCCAGCACAGCTCTTTAACGATAAAGCAAATCATCCAAATGACCGGCTTTAAGAGCAAGACCCATTTTTCAAGGGCATTCAAGGACAAATATGGAATGTCCCCTACGGATTTAAGGTTGTAAAATCCTTAAAATCATATATTTACTCCGTTTCAGATAACAAATACTCCCTTAGAGATACATCAGACTACCGAACTTTGTCATATCAAATCAAAGGATATGTCACACAAAGGAATCTACTCCAAACTTATTACCCTGTTCAGCCTTTTGCTGACCATTCTATTCATGTATACAGCGGTAAGTAAACTGAACCATTTGGATCTCTTTCAATGGCGCCTGGAACGGATGCCTTATATTTCATCCTATGCCTCTTTGATCTCATGGGCCGTGCCCTTTTTGGAGCTGGTGATCGCAGGCCTATTGTGGTTTCCTAAATACCGAACCATGTCACTTTATGCCAGCTTAATCTTATTGGGCTCATTCACCACCTATATCATTGTAGTGTTAAAGTACAGTGAGTCCATCCCCTGTTCCTGTGGCGGGGTCATTTCAGCCTTGAGGTGGAAGGACCATGTAATATTGAATATCTCCTTTATGGTGCTTTCCCTATTGGGAATCCTTTGGTCAAAGAAACAAAACAACATCCAAATAAATCAAAATACTGTGCAGTAGGGGAAGCCGAAAACCTAGAAAAGAGTAGGCATTAACTTTTATACTAAGTATTATGAAATCTAATTTTTTAAAACTTGTTTTACCGGCCTTCGCCATTCTGTTGGCGGTTGGCCTAGCCTTTGCCACAGAGGAAAGCAATCTTCCTTATGTGGGCTATATCGCAACCCAATCCGGGTATGCTGAAATTCAAACAGATTGTCCCAATCTTAGTGGGGGGTACTGTTATGATGGACTTAATCAGGTGTTCAATGACAGTGGGTTGACAGACCCTAAGCGTACATGGGATTAAACACCATAATACGTTTGTCAAGATGAGGCTGTCCTTTTGGACAGCCTCATTATTTTATGAAAAGCCATTCCAAAATCAACTAATTGCACTGCCCGATGCAACACCACATGTCGACACAAATGATCTTCTGTACTATAGGCCTGGCCACAAATCATTATTTCAAAGTGGCGCCAAAAAGCTTGGTTGACCCGTTAAGGTTGCCATATCCTTCCTGATAAAAAAAGCCGCCCAGAAATTGCTTTCCAGACGACTTGATCACTAATTCAAAAAAAATGATCTACTATAAAAAAAGAAAGGTCATTTTGGTTCCACTTGAAGTACCTTCTCCAGCTTGGCAAGGCATAGGGCCCAATGACCTTTCTGTTCCAGATGCCTTTCCTGCCGCAACTTTTCATCCATCTGTTTTTTTAATTGTATGAGTTGTCCCATCATCATGCCTTTGGCATAATCGGTTTGCGCAAATACCTCAAGATTGCGTTTCACATCTGTACTTTCTTCCAAAACAATCTTTACCAACCAATCGATATAGGCTGCCTGCAACCCTTGTTTTCTGGGTTCCACAAACCCACCCTTCCCATTCAATTCACTAAAAAGTCCCCTTTGCAGTTGTACAAAATAGGCATTCATAACCCCTTCGAAGCCTTGGATGGTCTCCATATATTGCAAACGTTTCATGAGTTTCGGTTTCAACATCTCCTGTACCAATAACTGTTGGTATGTAAATAACTCGTCGGGAAAAGTCGTAAACCGTGAATAGGTACTGAACGTTGGTCGGGCCAACCACTCTGGGGGAGCAACAACCTGATCGACCAAAAAATCCATGGCCTCCCGCTGGGTTTCCAAGGGAATGGGATCATACATTTTTCCGGGTTGATCCATCGATTTATAGAATACCTCATATCCACCTACAAGTGAAAAGACATGCCTCATGGTGAAATACCAAAGTTCAATGGCCTCCCTATGGATACGTTCCATACGTGCATTGTCCTTTTGGCCCTGGTTCAGTTTAGGCAAGAGCGCCATGGCCCGCTCCAGATTTTTCATGGCCAATTTGGCTCCTTTGACAGGATCATCCGTTTCGACGACTTCATCCGTTGCGGTCGGACCGATGAATTCACCCTGATCGTTCGTATAGCGATACCAAGGAATGGTATCCTGCAATCTGATGAAGCGTTCCAGACTATCGTTCTTTTTTTCAGCCGACCAACCCTCAGGAAACTCCTGATACCCCCATCGGATATAGTATTTATCAGTGGGGCCCACTTTTTGCATTAAAAGGGAAGGGGGAATGCTATCTTCGGGCTGTGCCATATTGTTATGGCGCGTATAATTCATGATACTCGGGGTATGGCCCATTGTCCGAAGCCATTGTGCATCACCCATTTTATCAACGGGGTACCGATATTCCCCATAGCTATTGTCAGTAATCCCAAAAGCATGACCTGTTTCATGGGCCACCAAGGATTGTATCAATTCCCCCATGAGTTCATCGGGAAAGGGATAGGTTTGGGCACGCTCATCCAAGGCCGAGCATCGGATAAAGTATGCATCCATCAGATGTTCATAGGAAGAACCCAACAGAATATCGGATTTTATGATCTCTCCCGACCTTTGGTCCACCACCAAGGTCACGGTCGAACCGCTTCTTTTTTCCCCGAACTCCCTGATATTCCCATTCCTGAACCATCGAACTACTGAAGTTCCCAGACAATGGCTCGACCACTCATCCAAGGAATCGACCTCATGCACAACGATGGCATCTTTAAAACCTGCCGACTCGAATGCGGGCAGCCATTCCAAGATACCGGCTTTGACATAAGGCCTCCATTGCTTCGGGATGTCAGGGGACATGATAAAGGTGATGGGGCGGATGGGAACACTGGTCTGCCTATCCTTATATTTTTTTTCCAAACGCCAACGGACAATGCTTCCCATATCATTTTTGGTACGATCGCGGTGGTTGGGCATACCCTCGATCAAAAAACTCATTCGATAATCAAACCGTCTGGGATCCATGGGACTTGACAGCTTCATAAGGCTATAATAAACCGGCTGTATGATTTTGACGTTTTTCTTTTGTTGGCCCAGGTGTACCTTGACCACTACCTCATCCCCCATCACCTTGGTGCCGACAACTCCGGTCAATTTTGGTACATTGGGTGCATTGGATAGCGTTTCCCATCCCAGGGATCCATCAAATAGGATATCGGTGATATTGATACGGAACCTAGCTTCGTTTTCTTCCATGATATCAAAAACACCCAATATGTTCGATTCCACATCCGGATCATTTCCCACAGGCAACCAAATACCTGTCTCGGACCAAATCCTAGGTTCCTCCAAATAAATCTGGTTGCCATATTTCCTGAACACCACCTGTTTGGTTTCATATCTATGTAATCGACCGATCCTGGTAAGAAGCATGGGTTGCCCCATGTAGGATTTGGAGAGGTCCATAAAAAGCTGACCTTCCACTAGGGATGGGTTCAAAAAAGTCTGTGTTGTTGATGGGACTTCCCTAAACTCGGTCCCTCCAATCGGATTTTGGGCCATTCCAAAAAAGGGAACAGTCAAGAACAGCCCCATCCATAAAAAATATTTCATTGTTTTTCGGTTTTTAAGGACAGGCACTCCCCTACCACAGTACTGAACATTTCCAGACTTGTTTCCAGAGAGTGCCCATCCGATCAATATCCTTGGTTCTGTGGCAATAGATTGGGATTGGCCTCCAATTCGATCTCAGGTATCGGAAAAAGTACATCTGAATCCTCCCAATCCGGTTTGAACATTCCCAAAATCGCTGTGGCCCTACCCGTTCGCCTAAGATCGAACCAACGATGTCCCTGTTCGGTGAACAATTCCACCCTCCGTTCGGCAAGAATAGCTTCCAAAAGTTCACTTTCCGAATTGGCCGTGGTATTGGCAAGCCCTGCCCTATTTCGAATCATATTAAGGTCTTCACGGGCACCGATCAAATTTCCTAGACGTGTCCTTGCTTCTGATCGGATCAGATATTGTTCCGCCAATCTAAAATGGATGGAATATTCAAGGGACTCGGTAACATCAAACCGTGCCTTGTACTTGTATGGATAATACAGCGTGATGGTCTGCTCTTCATTGGAGATGCTATC is drawn from Flagellimonas sp. MMG031 and contains these coding sequences:
- a CDS encoding helix-turn-helix domain-containing protein, encoding MGATIITTEDLREFKIELLEDIKDLLQNEKGQRNKKWLKSNEVRDLLGISPGTLQNLRINGTLPYTKIGGVLYYEYHEIMEVLEKNKVHNRI
- a CDS encoding MauE/DoxX family redox-associated membrane protein — its product is MSHKGIYSKLITLFSLLLTILFMYTAVSKLNHLDLFQWRLERMPYISSYASLISWAVPFLELVIAGLLWFPKYRTMSLYASLILLGSFTTYIIVVLKYSESIPCSCGGVISALRWKDHVILNISFMVLSLLGILWSKKQNNIQINQNTVQ
- a CDS encoding zinc-dependent metalloprotease translates to MKYFLWMGLFLTVPFFGMAQNPIGGTEFREVPSTTQTFLNPSLVEGQLFMDLSKSYMGQPMLLTRIGRLHRYETKQVVFRKYGNQIYLEEPRIWSETGIWLPVGNDPDVESNILGVFDIMEENEARFRINITDILFDGSLGWETLSNAPNVPKLTGVVGTKVMGDEVVVKVHLGQQKKNVKIIQPVYYSLMKLSSPMDPRRFDYRMSFLIEGMPNHRDRTKNDMGSIVRWRLEKKYKDRQTSVPIRPITFIMSPDIPKQWRPYVKAGILEWLPAFESAGFKDAIVVHEVDSLDEWSSHCLGTSVVRWFRNGNIREFGEKRSGSTVTLVVDQRSGEIIKSDILLGSSYEHLMDAYFIRCSALDERAQTYPFPDELMGELIQSLVAHETGHAFGITDNSYGEYRYPVDKMGDAQWLRTMGHTPSIMNYTRHNNMAQPEDSIPPSLLMQKVGPTDKYYIRWGYQEFPEGWSAEKKNDSLERFIRLQDTIPWYRYTNDQGEFIGPTATDEVVETDDPVKGAKLAMKNLERAMALLPKLNQGQKDNARMERIHREAIELWYFTMRHVFSLVGGYEVFYKSMDQPGKMYDPIPLETQREAMDFLVDQVVAPPEWLARPTFSTYSRFTTFPDELFTYQQLLVQEMLKPKLMKRLQYMETIQGFEGVMNAYFVQLQRGLFSELNGKGGFVEPRKQGLQAAYIDWLVKIVLEESTDVKRNLEVFAQTDYAKGMMMGQLIQLKKQMDEKLRQERHLEQKGHWALCLAKLEKVLQVEPK
- a CDS encoding aminotransferase class I/II-fold pyridoxal phosphate-dependent enzyme; this translates as MAKIKHHNFLNTVHEVFTDAKQAGVLHLYAEGKSFSGRTIEVGGRELYHFGTTGYLGLEQDSRLKKAAKEAIDSYGTQFPLSKSYISNPLYEELENSISEMYGYPIVITKNSTLGHLGVIPSAVDDDDVIILDHQVHWSVQNAAKMLKTRSVPIEMIRHNHLEMLEDKIKKYQHSKGRIWYMADGIYSMYGDYAPVKELMGLAKKYSQLHFYFDDVHGMSWVGRNGTGYVLDQLGELPENVLLFGTLSKTFGASGAVLACSNPQLYDKIKTFGGPLTFSAQLEPASVAAAMASAQIHLSPEIYVLQQELRERIDYFNDCLLITELPLIDRNESPVFYIGTGMPKTGYNFVNRLMGEGFFVNLGIFPAVPVKNTGVRITISRHNQKEEIKALVDAMEYHFPKALEDTQTDAQRVFHAFKMEPRTLSGPKVSSELTVEVFDTIDQVEKEEWNQSLGGQGVYDWEGLKFSEEVFQGNPRKEHNWLFRYVVIKDADGVPVLMTFVTLSLWKDDMLAQAQISAAIEEERKTNPYHLSSMVLSLGCLFTEGDHLYWNASHRLGKEARDKLLATMEKLEQQFGAKMTVLRDFGEDTSWNEPLYGQGFLRVQMPNSCYVVLDEVDSMEDYLQRLSSRNRRHFRKDVQPYLDRAKTVVLPSMSTNQIEQVKSLFGEVQSRNLGLNTFSFPDSLFEKMNENHLWEFIVLCSLYQPEKIVGVMFCYTNLKQVYVPAFVGMDYDGLEEFAIYRQLLYRTIERAIGLGIPKIDFGLTAAFEKRKLGATVEKKYAYLQTNDNFILELLGIMEGQH
- a CDS encoding RteC domain-containing protein; the encoded protein is MKYQKLLSEFEGQLDSLESGNGDILFKAEKGIVLVEKSIRKLQKQITGKTFDTQADEIYFFKHVKPQIFSKLIYYVKLFNIESKRPRGNDTAQIKYLQLQIDKFQTFFNDNLEFYNYYRRGAMSLDEQYFVRGNRDLRLPLESFHFLIDDQFSTCQDGTVATIMAYDMLIVYLRKEVDDLQNNLEPQKNMTMEKPSKLFWTGNKTDLIELLYALQSSKCINSGTTDIKELASHFEHFYNVDLGNYYHTFIDIRSRKTSKTRFLDKLIEMLNQRMDSLDE
- a CDS encoding AraC family transcriptional regulator, which gives rise to MPNSDDFRVKRIQKMLLEMAKGNFFYSIEPMDKNDNIASLVVMLNMVNEEIGAAFIHQGFANAHNTPQCVVQLSMILDGNGHIELLTNGTCSLLSNPPKNLIGKHITEFMTERSRGRWTKKMAKHLKRERSETVLFLEFITNDGLLLAKDCQISVYQALDGSGQKTLLNSVFFSKGEPFETGLPKNKLKVTKGIKEHKVTLTPEDIQIIRDVHDMIINNLDKDLPTLQDLARQKGTNEYKLKYGFKQIYGTTIFRFLIRERLRMARTLIQHSSLTIKQIIQMTGFKSKTHFSRAFKDKYGMSPTDLRL
- a CDS encoding DUF6520 family protein, translating into MKSNFLKLVLPAFAILLAVGLAFATEESNLPYVGYIATQSGYAEIQTDCPNLSGGYCYDGLNQVFNDSGLTDPKRTWD